DNA from Candidatus Nealsonbacteria bacterium:
AGTTTGAAAGATTGACCCAACCTAATGAAGAAATAAAAAAAATAGCTGATGGTCTTCGAGGCAAGACAGAACAACAGACATTAGAAAATGTTTTATTTTTTTTAGAGGAAAACCTTAAACACATTGATTTAGAGAGGGAGAATCCCAAAGAGTGGAAAAAACTTTTTAATAAACGAGCAGTAGAAGAAATTTTGGAAAATAAAATTTCGTACGGGTGCAACGATACAGCTACAGCATTTACAACCCTTATGAGGAGTTGCGGGATTCCAATAAAGTATATCGAAGGTAAAAGAATTGGGAAATCCGGTACCCATGATTGGGGAGAAGTTTTCGTTGATGGAGAGTGGAAAAGCGTAGATCCTACACAGGGGAGAGAAGGACTTAAATTTGACCCCAAGAAAGTTAAACACGGTCCTTATATTAAGATTTCTGAAAGTCTGGGACCATCCGACAGCATGATAACTTCATACGAAGATTGGATAAGACTAGAAAAATTGTGGGATTACAAAAAGAACATATTAAAGAATTAAATGTTAACTCTTTTCTTACGAAAATAGTCGCCAAAATGGCGGTTTTTTGGTAAAATGAAATGTATGATTAAAGCAATTTTGTTTGATGTGGGCGAGGTGCTTCTTTCAAATCCCTTTGAAGAAGTGTTTCAAAAAATAGCTGACAAGCTAAAAATAGAGGCAGGTGCCCTTAATGAGTTTAGGTTGGAATATCATCAAAGACTAACTACGGGGAGAATATCAGTAGAGTGTTTTCTTACGAAATTAAGAGAAAAATTTAATTTAGATATTAAGGAAGAAGAAATTAAAAAAATTTGGGAGGAGTCATATCTTGAAGTCAGGACTTTAAATCAAGAGTTGTTAGAGATAGTTAAAAAATTAAAAAAGAAATATCGAGTCGGTCTGATTTCTAATATCTATGATTTTTGCGCCAAGATAAATGCTGAAAGAGGATTTGGTGTTGCATTTGAACCAGCCATAATGTCTTACGAAGTTGGATTAGCTAAGCCCGAGAAAGAGATTTTTGAATTAGCCTTAAAGAGATTGAACCTGGAAGCAGACGAATGTGTTTTTATTGATAACAAGGAAAAGAACTTAGAGTCTCCGCGAAAAATGGGTTTTAAAGTTTTTCATTTTCAAAATAACGCGCAATTGATAGATGATTTTAAGAGGTTGGGCATAGAATTATAACTTTTCTATTTATGGGCGGTTTTAATAGGAATCAAAGTCGCCAAGCAGGTTTTTTTGCTTGCCTTAAACTTGTTGAAGGGATAGAATAAATTATATGGAGTGTCAAAAAGAAGAAAATTTAAAAAATTGTCCTTGTACTTGGCCTGATTGTCCGAGAAAGGGGATGTGTTGTCAGTGTATTAAGTATCATTGGCAAAAAAGAGAATTGCCAGCCTGTTATTTTTCTAAGGAAGCCGAGAAAACTTATGACCGTTCTATTGAGAATTTTATTAAAGATCGAAAATAATCATAATCAACCCCGCACCAGAGTCGCCTTCGGCGACACGGTACGGGGCAGGAATTTAGGCCCGCCTTCGCCTCGCGGGCTTCGGCGGGCAAGCCAAAGTTGATGAAAAATAATAATCAACAATTTAGAGTATCGCCATCAAAAATCGGGCAATTACTGGAATGTCCGAAGTGTCTTTGGCTGTTTTACCGAGAGGGCTTAAACAGACCCGAGGGCATATTTCCGACTTTGTTAAACGGAATGGACGGACTGTTTAAGAATTATTTTGACAAATACCGGAACAATGGAATTCTGCCGCCGGAGATAGCAGGCAAGGTAGAAGGAAGATTATTTGAAGACGCTGAAAAATTAAAACAGTGGCAAAACAGAAGTAAGGGTTTACAGGCGGAATTCCCGGAATTTAATATTTTACTCAAAGGACTGATCGATGACCTTTTGGTCACATCCGATAATAAATATATTCCTTTTGATTTTAAAAGCAGGGGATACCCGATAAAAGAAAATACCCATAACTTTTACCAAAATCAGCTCGATTTATATGCTTTGCTTTTTGAGAAAAATGATTTGCCTTCGGCAAACTTTGGCTACCTTCTTTTCTTTTATCCGACAAATTACAATCAAGGCGCCGCCGAATTTAAAACCGAGCTGGTGAAAATGGGTGTCAGCCACCGAAGAGCTTATGAAATTCTGAAAAAAGTTCACCAAATTATTAGCGGTCCCAAGCCGGCATCCGACAGAGAATGTATTTACTGCCAATACCGCAATCGCGTTTGACTTTTTAAAAAAATAAACGTATGATGAAAACAGAAGTAAAATATGATTCCAAGATTCAAAAAAATTCAAAAAATTATAAACTCACGCCTGAATAAAAAACAATTTTTAGAGGAACACAATAAATTGTCTCCCATAAACCTGGGAGCCACTATTTCTTTGCTTTCTCGCTTTAGAATAGAGAAGGCCTCGCTTTTTAAGAATGATAATTGGTCTATAGATAAACTTCGCCGGCCGTTTATTTTATGGCTTACTTCTTTGAAGGCTGAAAAAAAAGAAAATATTAAAAAGAATAAAAAAGATTAGTAGATAAGAAATAAATTTGCTAAAAATTCGCTTTTCCAAGAAGGCGATTTTTTGATAGAGTAACCTTATAATAATCTATGGAACCATTAGCATCAAAAATCAGGCCTAAGACATTGAAAGAATTCGTCGGCCAGGAGCATTTGACGGGGGAGGGAAAACCGTTGAATATCGCGATGAGACAAAAGCATTTGTTTTCTTTTATTTTATGGGGACCACCGGGAAGCGGAAAAACGACTTTGGCAAAAATATATGCCAAGAGTTTAAATGCCAAGCTTTATGAATTATCCGCGGTTTCGGCCGGAAAAGCGGATATTAGAAAAATATTAGCAGATTCTCAAAGCATGCCAAAAGTTTTGTTTTTAGACGAAATTCATCGTTTTAATAAAGCCCAGCAGGATTTTTTGCTTCCTTATGTTGAAAGAGGGGAAATAACGCTTATCGGCGCGACAACGGAAAACCCGAGTTTTGAAGTCATAGCGCCTTTGCTCTCCCGATGCCGAGTTTTTATTTTAAACGAGCTTTCGGATGAAAATATGAAAGCCATTATTAAAAGAACGGGTTTTAAAATGGATAAAAAGGCGGAGGACTGGCTGATTAATATGGCCAATGGCGACGCCAGACAGGCGATAACGATGTTGGAAAACACAAACGAGCTTTATAAAAAAATAACGGTGGAGAATTTAAAAAACGCGCTTCAATCAAAATTTTTAAGATATGACAAAAAGGGGGAGGAGCATTACAATACCATTTCGGCTTTTATCAAAAGTATGAGAGCAAGTCAGGCCGATGCGGCTTTGTATTATTTGGCGCGAATGATTGATTCGGGCGAAGACCCAAAATTCATAGCCAGAAGAATGGTTATTTTCGCTTCAGAAGATATAGGATTAGCCCAGCCCACGGCTTTGGTGGTTGCTAACGACGTATTCAGGGCTGTAGAAACGATTGGTTTGCCTGAATGCGGCATTAATTTGGCTCACGGAGTAGTTTATCTCTGCCAATGCAAAAAAGACAGAAGCGCTTATAATGCTTATCTGGAGGCAATGGAAGACGTTAAAAAATTCGGGAATCTGGCCATTCCTTTGAGTTTGCGGAATCCGGAAACAAAACTAATGAAGGACTTGAATTACGGCAAAGGATATGAAAAATACTCCAAGGAATCTTTTCTGCCCGATTATTGCCATAATTATTGTTGCGGGATTCGGTTATTGGCTTTACCAAAATCTAAGACCGGTGCCAACGCCGCCCTTACAAGAGACAATGACAATTAAGGCCTATTTTGGAAATATAAACTTTAATCCTAATATGCAAGATTGCAGCAAAGTTTATCCGGTTGAGAGAACTGTTCCAAAAACCCTTGGTCCGGCAAAAGTTGCTCTTGAAGAATTGTTTAAGGGACCGAGCGAAGAAGAAAAAACCCAAGGATATGTTTCCTGGTTTTCCAAAGAAACAAAAGACATTTTAAAAAGCGTGAAAATAGAAAATAATACCGCTTATCTTGATTTGAAGGATATCCGTCAGATTATCCCCGGAGCAAGCGCCAGTTGCGGCAGCGCTCATTTTCTGGCTGAAGTGGAAACAACGCTTAAGCAATTTCCTATTGTAAATAGGGTTATAATCGCTATTGATGCCCGGCCGTCAATATTTTATGAGTGGATACAAATCGGCTGCTCCAAAGAAAATGATTTCTGCGACGAAACCCCGTTTAAAGAATTGTAGGGGGTATATAATCTGAATTAAATAATAAAAAAATCGCCAAGGAGGCGATTTTTTGGTAGAATAAAACAATATGGAAAATGACTCTCAAGGCAAAAGAATAGCAGTCAAGATGTGGAAAAAGAAACTGGTAAACTTAAATGAAAAAGGGTTATATTCAATTAAGAAATCTGACTGAGAGAAATCTCGGTTTTTTAAAATTTGTTTTTTGTTTTTAAAATGATAGTTTAAGATAATGTACAGAAAAGACAGACAAAATGAGTTTTACACAGCATTGGCAAAAAAGGATGGGTATCCGGCAAGGTCAGTATATAAACTACAAGAAATAGACAAAAAATACAAAATTATCAAAGAGAACAGCCAGGTTTTAGATTTGGGTTGTGCGCCGGGTTCCTGGATTTTATATATTTCTCAAAAAGTGGGCAATAGGGGAAAGGTAATTGGTGTTGATATTGAAGAAATTAAAATACCCAAAAAATCCAACATTACTTTCATTAAAAAAAGCATTTTTGATTTAAAAGAATNNNNNNNNNNNAGGCGATTGTTTCCGACTTGTCGCCAAAAACCTCGGGCGTAAAATTTTTAGATTCCGGAAAGTCTTTAGAGTTGGCAGAAAAATCTTTTGAAATCGCAAAATCAGTTTTGCTGCCGGGCGGAAATTTTATCTGTAAGGTTTTTGAAAGCGAATCAAGTGATGAATTTTTCAAAAAAGTGAAAAATTGTTTTGATTTTGCAAAAAGATTCAAGCCAAAAGCAGTAATCAAGAAAAGCAAAGAATTTTATATTATTGGCAGGGGATTTAGAATTTAATATGAAAAATGTTTTTCTAAAACCCTCTTAAAATTTTTTTCCAGACCGAGGATGCCGGTCAAGTTGTACAAAACCTTTATGCTTATTGATGATGTAAAAATAAAAGTAACAGCCGGAAGCGGCGGAAAAGGAACAGTGGCGTTTAATAAAAACATGATGGCTTTGGGTCCGGTTGGCGGTGGCGGCGGTAAGGGCGGCAGTATTTATATTGAAGGAGTTTCTGATTTAAGCGCGCTAAATCAATTCCGTTTTAAAAAAGAAATTAAAGCTAAAGACGGACAGGACGGCCGTTCGCAATTTCGCGACGGCAATAACGCTGACGATTTGATTTTATTTGTTCCCGTCGGAACAGTAGCGCATAATTTAAACACGGGTGAAGATGTTGAGATAACTAAAATCGGCCAGCGGGCAGTAATTGTCCGCGGCGGACGCGGAGGAAGGGGAAATTTTCATTTTCGTTCAGCAACCAATACAACGCCGAAAGAATTTGAATACGGGAGGCCGGGAGAATCGCTGGAAATCCATTTTGAATTAAAGCTGATTGCCGACGTAGGGTTTGTAGGAACGCCCAATGTCGGAAAATCAAGTTTGCTTAACGAGTTGACTAATGCCAAAAGCAAAGTGGCAAATTATCCGTTCACGACTTTAGAGCCGAATTTGGGCGTGTATTACGATTTAATACTCGCTGATATTCCCGGGCTTATTGAGGGCGCGTCTATGGGTAAAGGTCTCGGCATTAAATTTTTACGGCATATAGAGCGAACAAAGACCTTGTTTCATTTTGTTGCCGCAGATTCTGCTAATCCGGTGGCGGATTATAAAACGGTGCGCAGCGAATTAGGGGCATATAATAAATTGCTTCTGGAAAAACCAGAATATGTATTGGTAAGCAAAAAAGACGTGGTTTCACCCGATATTGCCCGTGAGGTTGTAGAAAATCTTGAAGAATTAAATAAAAATACAACTCCGATTTCTATATTTGATTGGGACAGCATCAAGCTTGTCAAAAAAATACTTAATGATTTAATTTTGGAAAAAACAGAACAAAAATCATAATTTTTAATCGCCAAGCCCGCCAAAGTTTCTTTGAAATTTAGGTGGGCAAGAGGGCGGGTTTTTGGTATTATGATTTATATGACAATTGAAAAGATTGAATTTGAAGAATTGGTCAATGAGGGAATTAAAGCAATTCCGAAAAGGTTTTTGGAAAAATTAAATAATATTGAGATTGTTATTGAAGATGAACCGACACCGGAACAAATAAGAAAATTAAAATTGAGCAAAAACTCAACAATTTTTGGCTTATACGAAGGAATACCTCAAACTAAAAGGTGGCACTACGGTCAAGTTTTACCGGATAAAATTACTATTTTTAAAAATCCAATTGAAGAAATAGCTCGATCTGAAGAGGAAATAAAAGAAATTGTCAAAAATACCGTCTGGCACGAAATTGCTCACCATTTTGGTTTTGATGAAAAAAGAATCAGGGAACTGGAAGTCCAAAAAAAGAAAAAAGGTCAATGAAGTTTGCCCCCTTCGGGGTTTGCCTTCATCTCCGCCCCTTCGCTGTGACACTCGGGTAGTCGATGAAGTTTGCCCCCTTGGTTGTTTACTTTTCTACCCTTCTAACATATTCGCCTTTTTCGGCATTGACTTCAATAATATCTCCCTCTTTGATGAAAAGAGGGACATTTATTTTTGCTCCGGTTTCTAAAATTGCGGTTTTCGTACCGGCTTGAGCTCTATCTCCTTTAATTCCAGGAGGTGACTCTATTACTTTGAGATTAATTTTTATCGGCAAAACAATATTAATGATTTTGTTTTGAAATTCCAAAAC
Protein-coding regions in this window:
- a CDS encoding transglutaminase-like domain-containing protein, whose translation is FERLTQPNEEIKKIADGLRGKTEQQTLENVLFFLEENLKHIDLERENPKEWKKLFNKRAVEEILENKISYGCNDTATAFTTLMRSCGIPIKYIEGKRIGKSGTHDWGEVFVDGEWKSVDPTQGREGLKFDPKKVKHGPYIKISESLGPSDSMITSYEDWIRLEKLWDYKKNILKN
- a CDS encoding HAD family phosphatase; amino-acid sequence: MIKAILFDVGEVLLSNPFEEVFQKIADKLKIEAGALNEFRLEYHQRLTTGRISVECFLTKLREKFNLDIKEEEIKKIWEESYLEVRTLNQELLEIVKKLKKKYRVGLISNIYDFCAKINAERGFGVAFEPAIMSYEVGLAKPEKEIFELALKRLNLEADECVFIDNKEKNLESPRKMGFKVFHFQNNAQLIDDFKRLGIEL
- a CDS encoding PD-(D/E)XK nuclease family protein gives rise to the protein MKNNNQQFRVSPSKIGQLLECPKCLWLFYREGLNRPEGIFPTLLNGMDGLFKNYFDKYRNNGILPPEIAGKVEGRLFEDAEKLKQWQNRSKGLQAEFPEFNILLKGLIDDLLVTSDNKYIPFDFKSRGYPIKENTHNFYQNQLDLYALLFEKNDLPSANFGYLLFFYPTNYNQGAAEFKTELVKMGVSHRRAYEILKKVHQIISGPKPASDRECIYCQYRNRV
- a CDS encoding replication-associated recombination protein A, whose product is MEPLASKIRPKTLKEFVGQEHLTGEGKPLNIAMRQKHLFSFILWGPPGSGKTTLAKIYAKSLNAKLYELSAVSAGKADIRKILADSQSMPKVLFLDEIHRFNKAQQDFLLPYVERGEITLIGATTENPSFEVIAPLLSRCRVFILNELSDENMKAIIKRTGFKMDKKAEDWLINMANGDARQAITMLENTNELYKKITVENLKNALQSKFLRYDKKGEEHYNTISAFIKSMRASQADAALYYLARMIDSGEDPKFIARRMVIFASEDIGLAQPTALVVANDVFRAVETIGLPECGINLAHGVVYLCQCKKDRSAYNAYLEAMEDVKKFGNLAIPLSLRNPETKLMKDLNYGKGYEKYSKESFLPDYCHNYCCGIRLLALPKSKTGANAALTRDNDN
- a CDS encoding GerMN domain-containing protein produces the protein MQDCSKVYPVERTVPKTLGPAKVALEELFKGPSEEEKTQGYVSWFSKETKDILKSVKIENNTAYLDLKDIRQIIPGASASCGSAHFLAEVETTLKQFPIVNRVIIAIDARPSIFYEWIQIGCSKENDFCDETPFKEL
- a CDS encoding methyltransferase domain-containing protein; the protein is MYRKDRQNEFYTALAKKDGYPARSVYKLQEIDKKYKIIKENSQVLDLGCAPGSWILYISQKVGNRGKVIGVDIEEIKIPKKSNITFIKKSIFDLKE
- a CDS encoding SAM-dependent methyltransferase, whose translation is AIVSDLSPKTSGVKFLDSGKSLELAEKSFEIAKSVLLPGGNFICKVFESESSDEFFKKVKNCFDFAKRFKPKAVIKKSKEFYIIGRGFRI
- the obgE gene encoding GTPase ObgE; the protein is MPVKLYKTFMLIDDVKIKVTAGSGGKGTVAFNKNMMALGPVGGGGGKGGSIYIEGVSDLSALNQFRFKKEIKAKDGQDGRSQFRDGNNADDLILFVPVGTVAHNLNTGEDVEITKIGQRAVIVRGGRGGRGNFHFRSATNTTPKEFEYGRPGESLEIHFELKLIADVGFVGTPNVGKSSLLNELTNAKSKVANYPFTTLEPNLGVYYDLILADIPGLIEGASMGKGLGIKFLRHIERTKTLFHFVAADSANPVADYKTVRSELGAYNKLLLEKPEYVLVSKKDVVSPDIAREVVENLEELNKNTTPISIFDWDSIKLVKKILNDLILEKTEQKS
- a CDS encoding metallopeptidase family protein, encoding MTIEKIEFEELVNEGIKAIPKRFLEKLNNIEIVIEDEPTPEQIRKLKLSKNSTIFGLYEGIPQTKRWHYGQVLPDKITIFKNPIEEIARSEEEIKEIVKNTVWHEIAHHFGFDEKRIRELEVQKKKKGQ